In Actinomadura luteofluorescens, the sequence AGGAGCGGCCCGGCGCGTGGCGGCCCCCCGAGGACGGCGCGCCGGTGGTGCTGATCTCGCTGGGGACGACCTTCAACGACCACCCCGACTTCTACCGGCAGTGCGCGGAGGCGTTCGAGGGCGCGCCGTGGCACGTGGTGATGGCCCTGGGGGACCGGGTCGACGCGGGCGATCTCGGCCCCCTGCCCGCGAACGTCGAGGCCCACCGGTGGGTCTCCCTCCCCGCCGTGCTCGAACACGCGCGCCTGCTCGTCACCCACGGCGGCATCGGCGCCGTGATGGACGCCCTGATCGCGGGCCGGCCCATGGTCGTCGTGCCGTTCACGTTCGACGTCAAGCCGATGGCCCGGCGGGTGGGCGAGCTGGGGCTGGGGACGGTGGTCCCCGCGGAGGAGTTCACCGGCGCGCGGCTGCGCGAGGCGGTGGAGGGGCTGGCGGGCGACCGGGCCGCGCTGGAGCGGGTGCGCCGCATGCGGGAGCACACGGCCCGGGCCGGCGGCGCCGCCCGTGCCGCCGACGTGATCGAGGAGTATCTCGCGCGGGGGCGTTGACCGGCGCGAAGGGCCAACCGTAACTTTAAAAAACGATACTGATACGGGTCGGGCGTCGTCCCCACGAGAAGGAGTCCGCGATGATTCCGCTGTTCAAGGTCGCGATGGCGCCGGACGCGCTCGGCCGGATCTCCGAGGTGCTCGGCAGCGGCCGCCTGGAGCACGGCCCCAAGATGGCCGAGTTCGAGGCGGCCCTGGCGCGGCGCCTCGGCAACCCGCGCGTCCTCGCGGTCAACTGCGGCACCTCCGGCCTGCACCTCGCGCTCAGCATGGTGGCCGACCCCGACCGGTTCCCCGCGGCGGCCCAGCCCTCCGGCGGGGCCGGCCCGGGCGAGGTGCTGAGCACGCCGCTGACCTTCGAGGCCACGAACTGGCCGATCCTCGCCCACGGGCTGCGCGTGCGCTGGGTCGACGTCGACCCGGCCACGCTGACGATCGACCTCGACGACCTCGCCGCGAAGATCACGCCGGCCACCCGGGCGATCGTCGTCGTCCACTGGCTGGGCTATCCGGTGGACCTGAACCGGCTGCGCGAGATCGTCGACCGGGCGGAGGAGGCCCACGGATTCCGCCCCCTGGTGATCGAGGACTGCGCGCAGGCGTGGGGCGCGACCTACCGCGGGTCGCCGCTCGGCAACCACGGGAACGTCTGCGTGTACAGCTTCGGCGCCATCAAGATCCTCACCTGCGGAAGCGGCGGGCTGATCGTGCTCCCTGACGAGGACCTGCACCGGCGGGCCCGGCTGCGCCGCTGGCTCGGCATCGAGCGGCAGGCCGACCGGGTGCACGGCGACTACGACGTCGCCGAGTGGGGCTACCGCTTCCCGATGAACGACATCTCCGCCGCGATCGGACTGTCCAACCTGGAGATCGTCGACGGCCTGCTCGCCAGGACGCGGAGGAACGCCGCCTTCTACGACAAGGAGCTGTCGGGGATCGCGGGCGTCGAGCACACCGAGCGGGCGGACGACCGGGAGCCCTCGTTCTGGGCGTACCCGCTGAAGGTGGCGGACCGCACGTCCTTCATGCGGAAGATGGCCGACGCCGGGATCATGACGAGCATCATCTCCCGGCGCAACGACGCCCACAGCTGCGTCGCCGCGGCGCGCGGCGAGCTGCCGGGCCTGGACCGCGTGCACGACCGCGTGGTCTACGTGCCCGTCGGCTGGTGGCTGTCCGAGGAGGACCGCGCGCACATCGCCGACACGATCCGGTCGGGCTGGTGACGGCCCCGGCGGGCGGGACCCCTAGCCTCCTGCCAGCGGCGCGATGATCTCGACGCGGCTGCCGGGGGCGAGCTCGACGTCGTCCGCGGGCGTCGTGCGGGGCACCTGCTCGCCGTCGACGAGGAACAGGTGGTAGGGCAGCAGCTCGCCGGCCGGGGAGTAGAGCCGGTAGCCGGCCTCCGGGTGGGAGCGCACGAACGTGTCCAGGAGCTCGCGCAGGTTGGCCGCGGGCAGCTCCGAGCGCACCTTGCCGGAGGTCACGTTGTGCCAGCTGCCGGGGACGATGAGATGGGGCATGGGGCATCCTCACGGGTCGCGGACGCATCGGAAACCACTGGCGAAGCAGGCCCATCCGGTCGGGTCGCCGTGCAGGCGCTCGCTGGTCCGGGCCTGGAAGCGCAGGTTCATCCAGGAGCCGCCGCGGATGACGCGGAAGCGGTCCATCACGCTCAGCAGCGACTCGTCGCAGTCGGGCGACGGGCCGTAGAGCCGGCTCGGCGAGGCCGTCCACTCGTAGACGTTGCCCGCCATGTCCGCCACCCCGTACGGGCTGTCGCCGTGCGGGCTGAAACCGCCGACCGGCGTGGTCAGCGGGATCGGGCCCCCGTCGCTCTGGAGCGCCTTCCACCACGCGCGCCACTCGGCGGCGCTGCGGGTGGCGTCGCCCAGCCGCAGCTCGGTGGTGTTGGTCCGCTCGCGGGACCATTCGTCGCCCCAGGGCCACAGCCGGTACTCGGGGCCGCGGGCCGCCAGCTCCCACTCCGCCTCCGTCGGCAGCCGCCCGCCCGCCCACGCGGCGAAGGCCTCGGCGTCCTCGACCGCGATGTGGACGGCGGGGTGGTCGTCCGGCGGGACGTAGCCGGCGTCCCGCCCCGCCGGACGGCGCCAGGACGCGCCGGGAGCCCCCTGCCAGTAGTCGGCCCCGTAGACCAGGCTCCAGCCGCGGCGCTCGGCGACCGTCCGGTACCCGGTGGCCTCCACGAACGCCGCGTACCTGCCGGAGGTGACCGGGTAGCGGTCGATCAGGAACGGCGCGACCTCCACGAGCGTCTGCGGGGTCTCGTCGCGGAACCACGGGGTGGGGAAGGGCTGGTCCTGCTCCGCCAGCCAGTCGATCACCCATTCCGGCGAGCCGAGCCGGAAGGCCGCTCCTTCGACGAGGACCGGTTCCGCGGCCTCCGCGTCGCCGCGCATCGCCGTCTCGTGGTCTGCCACAGCGCCGTCCCGTAGACGAGGGTTCTCAACGAGCAGAAACTATATAAATATATAGCACCTGTGCCGGGCGTGCCACGCTCACCGCCCGATCCCGCGGTAGCCGAACCCGAGGCCGCGCAGCCGCCGGATCGTCTCCGGCCGGTAGTGCATGCGCCCGTCGAAGATCAGGCACGGCATCGCGACCCGCCGCCGCAGCCGCTCCAGGTCGAGGTCGCGGAACTGCCGGTGCCCGGCGAGGAGGGCGACGGCGTCGGCGCCCCGCACCGCCTGGTCGAGGTCGTCGACGGGGAAGCCGCCCACCTGCGACCGGATGAGCTCCTTCTCGGCGAGGGGGTCGAAGATCCGGACCTCCGCGCCCGCCGCCAGCAGGGCTCGGACCACCCCCGTGACGGGGGTGTTGCGCAGGTCGCCGGTGTCGTTCTTGAAGGCCGCGCCGAGAACGGCGATCCGCGCCGAGGCCAGGTCCTTGCCCATCTTCGCGAGGCCGTCCCTGAGGACCTCGTAGGCGTACTCGGGCATGGCGTCGTTGACGCGCCGCGCCGTCTCCACCGTCCGCAGCCGGACGCCGCGGTCGCGGGCGGTGCGCCAGGTCATCCACGGGTCCTTGGTCAGGCACGGTCCGCCGACGCCCGCGCCGGGCCGCAGGATGTTCACCCGCCCGTCCCCCTTGGGCAGCGAGTTCGCCGCGGCGATCACCTCCATCACGTCGACCTCGAACAGCGCGCAGAACCGGGCCAGCTCGTTGGCCATCGCGACGTTCGCGTCGATCCACCAGTTGTTGGCCAGCTTCACGATCTCGGCGATGTCGGCCGTGGGCACGATCCGGACGGGCACGTCCAGCGCCGCCTTCCAGAACCGGGCCGCCGCCGCCGTGCTGCCGGGGCCGCACCCGCCGACGACGACGGTGAGCTCGCGCAGCTGGGCCAGCGCGTCCCCCTCGGCCAGCCGCTCCGGGCAGTAGGCGAGGCCGAAGTCCCGGCCCTCCACCAGGCCGCCGCTCTCCAGCAGGGGGACGACCAGCGTGCGCGTGGTCCCCGGGGCGACGGTGCTCTTGAGGATGACCAGCTGGCCGGGCCGCAGCCGGGGTGCGAGCTGGCGGCACACCTCTTCGAGCTGGGCGGTCAGCAGGGCGCCGTTCCCGTCGACGGGCGTGCCGACCGTGATGAGCACGACGTCGGCGTCCTCCAGGGCGTCGTAGTCGGTGGTGCACGCCAGCCGCCCGCTCGCGACGAGCGGGGCCAGTGCCTCGGCCAGCCCGGGCTCGGGGACCGCGCGGCGGCCGGCCCGCAGCCCGGCGATCATCGATGCGTCGCTGTCGATGCCGACGACGCTCATGCCGCGCTCCGCCAGCGCCGCCCCGAGGCACGAGCCGATGTAGCCGAACCCCAGGATCGCGATCCGCGGGCTGGGAGAGTCTGACA encodes:
- a CDS encoding DegT/DnrJ/EryC1/StrS family aminotransferase, with amino-acid sequence MIPLFKVAMAPDALGRISEVLGSGRLEHGPKMAEFEAALARRLGNPRVLAVNCGTSGLHLALSMVADPDRFPAAAQPSGGAGPGEVLSTPLTFEATNWPILAHGLRVRWVDVDPATLTIDLDDLAAKITPATRAIVVVHWLGYPVDLNRLREIVDRAEEAHGFRPLVIEDCAQAWGATYRGSPLGNHGNVCVYSFGAIKILTCGSGGLIVLPDEDLHRRARLRRWLGIERQADRVHGDYDVAEWGYRFPMNDISAAIGLSNLEIVDGLLARTRRNAAFYDKELSGIAGVEHTERADDREPSFWAYPLKVADRTSFMRKMADAGIMTSIISRRNDAHSCVAAARGELPGLDRVHDRVVYVPVGWWLSEEDRAHIADTIRSGW
- a CDS encoding MoaD/ThiS family protein: MPHLIVPGSWHNVTSGKVRSELPAANLRELLDTFVRSHPEAGYRLYSPAGELLPYHLFLVDGEQVPRTTPADDVELAPGSRVEIIAPLAGG
- a CDS encoding formylglycine-generating enzyme family protein, with amino-acid sequence MADHETAMRGDAEAAEPVLVEGAAFRLGSPEWVIDWLAEQDQPFPTPWFRDETPQTLVEVAPFLIDRYPVTSGRYAAFVEATGYRTVAERRGWSLVYGADYWQGAPGASWRRPAGRDAGYVPPDDHPAVHIAVEDAEAFAAWAGGRLPTEAEWELAARGPEYRLWPWGDEWSRERTNTTELRLGDATRSAAEWRAWWKALQSDGGPIPLTTPVGGFSPHGDSPYGVADMAGNVYEWTASPSRLYGPSPDCDESLLSVMDRFRVIRGGSWMNLRFQARTSERLHGDPTGWACFASGFRCVRDP
- a CDS encoding nucleotide sugar dehydrogenase, with translation MEFLSDSPSPRIAILGFGYIGSCLGAALAERGMSVVGIDSDASMIAGLRAGRRAVPEPGLAEALAPLVASGRLACTTDYDALEDADVVLITVGTPVDGNGALLTAQLEEVCRQLAPRLRPGQLVILKSTVAPGTTRTLVVPLLESGGLVEGRDFGLAYCPERLAEGDALAQLRELTVVVGGCGPGSTAAAARFWKAALDVPVRIVPTADIAEIVKLANNWWIDANVAMANELARFCALFEVDVMEVIAAANSLPKGDGRVNILRPGAGVGGPCLTKDPWMTWRTARDRGVRLRTVETARRVNDAMPEYAYEVLRDGLAKMGKDLASARIAVLGAAFKNDTGDLRNTPVTGVVRALLAAGAEVRIFDPLAEKELIRSQVGGFPVDDLDQAVRGADAVALLAGHRQFRDLDLERLRRRVAMPCLIFDGRMHYRPETIRRLRGLGFGYRGIGR